The following coding sequences lie in one Arachis ipaensis cultivar K30076 chromosome B05, Araip1.1, whole genome shotgun sequence genomic window:
- the LOC107643768 gene encoding uridine-cytidine kinase C isoform X1 yields MANDTSGADSHHKRLGLLKDQVHLVKRKDSDRYEVASIQDQLSFEKGFFIVIRACQMLAQKNDGIILVGVAGPSGAGKTVFTEKILGFMPSITVISMDNYNDSSRIVDGNFDDPRLTDYDTLLQNLQDLKDGKPVQVPIYDFKSSSRTGYRTVEPPNSRIVIIEGIYALSEKLRPLLDLRVSVTGGVHLDLVKRVIRDIQRAGQEPEEIIHQISETVYPMYKAFIEPDLQTAHIKIINKFNPFTGFQSPTYILKSARKVDPDQIKAVLSEDFNETTEQTYDIYLLPPGEDPETCQSYLRMRNKEGKYSLMFEEWVTDNPFVISPRITFEVSVRLLGGLMALGYTIATILKRNSHVFSDDRVCVKLDWLEQLNRHYVQVQGRDRLVIQYIGQQLGLEGSYIPRTYIEQIQLEKLVNEVMALPDDLKTKLSLDEDLVSSPKEALSRASADRVALRNKYMRSGMSQSYTNQRDKNLAKVTGYAAKNRGFGERNSDSSTTATQGAINQLSNQISALNDRMDDFTSRIEELNTKLTIKKSSPSQQNMSLQAEACSGSAPTSYFITSLGNGSLTGSKLTNSSSSSQLAKDSPLLDEISGIARSQRQIMHQLDNLNNLLRGSLGEKSHQTRTSSRKSIAGDSDSTGTRVMAAVTVGCLGIFLMKGLLTRK; encoded by the exons ATGGCAAATGACACTTCTGGTGCTGATTCCCATCATAAACGTCTTGGCCTTTTGAAAGATCAAGTTCACTTAGTTAAAAGGAAAGATTCTGATCGCTATGAGGTTGCATCAATCCAAGATCAATTATCATTTGAAAAGGGATTTTTCATAGTAATTCGTGCATGCCAAATGTTAGCCCAAAAGAATGATGGAATAATATTGGTGGGGGTGGCAGGTCCTTCAGGGGCTGGGAAGACTGTGTTTACTGAAAAGATACTTGGCTTCATGCCCAGCATTACAGTCATTTCGATGGACAATTACAATGATTCTAGTCGAATTGTTGATGGAAACTTTGATG ATCCTCGGTTAACAGATTACGACACATTGCTCCAAAACCTACAAGATCTAAAGGATGGAAAGCCAGTTCAGGTTCCCATATATGATTTCAAGTCCAGCTCACGTACAGGATACAG GACAGTAGAACCGCCAAACTCCAGAATTGTAATTATAGAGGGCATCTATGCCTTGAGTGAGAAGCTGCGACCTCTACTAGACCTTCGAGTATCTGTTACAGGTGGAGTTCACCTTGACCTTGTAAAGCGAGTTATACGTGACATACAACGGGCTGGTCAAGAACCTGAAGAAATCATTCATCAAATATCTGAGACG GTATATCCAATGTACAAGGCATTTATTGAGCCAGATCTCCAGACAGCACATATAAAAATCATCAACAAATTCAACCCATTTACTGGGTTCCAGAGTCCTACTTATATATTGAAG TCAGCAAGGAAGGTAGATCCGGATCAAATTAAGGCTGTTCTATCTGAAGATTTTAATGAAACCACAGAGCAGACTTATGACATATATCTTTTACCACCTGGTGAGGATCCAGAAACTTGCCAATCATATTTAAGGATGCGAAATAAGGAGGGGAAATACAGTCTCATGTTTGAG GAGTGGGTGACTGATAATCCATTTGTAATTTCACCAAGAATTACTTTTGAGGTCAGCGTGCGACTTCTTGGTGGATTAATGGCTCTGGGATACACGATAGCCACTATCCTTAAGAGAAACAGCCATGTCTTTTCTGATGATAGGGTTTGTGTGAAACTAGATTGGCTTGAGCAGCTAAATCGACATTATGTTCAG GTGCAAGGAAGAGATCGCTTAGTTATACAATACATAGGACAACAGCTGGGTCTGGAAGGCTCCTACATTCCTCGGACCTACATCGAGCAAATTCAACTTGAAAAGCTTGTAAACGAAGTTATG GCCCTACCAGATGATTTAAAGACAAAGCTCAGCCTAGATGAGGATTTGGTTTCAAGCCCCAAAGAAGCACTTTCTAGAGCCTCTGCAGATAGGGTTGCATTGAGAAATAAATACATGAGAAG TGGAATGTCACAGTCATATACAAATCAAAGGGACAAAAATTTAGCCAAAGTTACTGGATATGCTGCTAAAAACCGAGGTTTTGGTGAAAGAAATTCCGATTCTTCAACAACTGCAACTCAG GGAGCCATCAACCAGCTTTCGAATCAAATTTCTGCCCTCAACGATAGAATGGATGACTTTACAAGTCGTATTGAAGAGCTGAATACCAAGTTAACCATAAAAAAAAGTTCCCCAAGCCAACAAAATATGTCGCTTCAGGCTGAGGCCTGCAGTGGTTCTGCTCCCACCTCATACTTTATCACTAGTTTGGGAAATGGTTCCCTAACTGGATCTAAATTGACTAATTCCTCATCTTCATCACAATTAGCTAAAGATTCTCCTTTACTAGATGAG ATATCAGGTATAGCGCGCAGTCAGCGTCAGATCATGCACCAATTGGACAACCTCAATAATCTTCTCCGGGGGAGCTTGGGTGAAAAGTCTCATCAAACAAGAACCAGCAGCAGGAAGAGCATCGCTGGTGATTCAGATTCCACTGGAACTCGTGTTATGGCTGCAGTGACGGTTGGTTGTTTGGGGATATTCTTGATGAAGGGGTTATTGACCAGGAAATGA
- the LOC107643768 gene encoding uncharacterized protein LOC107643768 isoform X2: MESQFRFPYMISSPAHVQDTAKMSPSYRTVEPPNSRIVIIEGIYALSEKLRPLLDLRVSVTGGVHLDLVKRVIRDIQRAGQEPEEIIHQISETVYPMYKAFIEPDLQTAHIKIINKFNPFTGFQSPTYILKSARKVDPDQIKAVLSEDFNETTEQTYDIYLLPPGEDPETCQSYLRMRNKEGKYSLMFEEWVTDNPFVISPRITFEVSVRLLGGLMALGYTIATILKRNSHVFSDDRVCVKLDWLEQLNRHYVQVQGRDRLVIQYIGQQLGLEGSYIPRTYIEQIQLEKLVNEVMALPDDLKTKLSLDEDLVSSPKEALSRASADRVALRNKYMRSGMSQSYTNQRDKNLAKVTGYAAKNRGFGERNSDSSTTATQGAINQLSNQISALNDRMDDFTSRIEELNTKLTIKKSSPSQQNMSLQAEACSGSAPTSYFITSLGNGSLTGSKLTNSSSSSQLAKDSPLLDEISGIARSQRQIMHQLDNLNNLLRGSLGEKSHQTRTSSRKSIAGDSDSTGTRVMAAVTVGCLGIFLMKGLLTRK; this comes from the exons ATGGAAAGCCAGTTCAGGTTCCCATATATGATTTCAAGTCCAGCTCACGTACAGGATACAG CTAAAATGAGCCCTTCTTACAGGACAGTAGAACCGCCAAACTCCAGAATTGTAATTATAGAGGGCATCTATGCCTTGAGTGAGAAGCTGCGACCTCTACTAGACCTTCGAGTATCTGTTACAGGTGGAGTTCACCTTGACCTTGTAAAGCGAGTTATACGTGACATACAACGGGCTGGTCAAGAACCTGAAGAAATCATTCATCAAATATCTGAGACG GTATATCCAATGTACAAGGCATTTATTGAGCCAGATCTCCAGACAGCACATATAAAAATCATCAACAAATTCAACCCATTTACTGGGTTCCAGAGTCCTACTTATATATTGAAG TCAGCAAGGAAGGTAGATCCGGATCAAATTAAGGCTGTTCTATCTGAAGATTTTAATGAAACCACAGAGCAGACTTATGACATATATCTTTTACCACCTGGTGAGGATCCAGAAACTTGCCAATCATATTTAAGGATGCGAAATAAGGAGGGGAAATACAGTCTCATGTTTGAG GAGTGGGTGACTGATAATCCATTTGTAATTTCACCAAGAATTACTTTTGAGGTCAGCGTGCGACTTCTTGGTGGATTAATGGCTCTGGGATACACGATAGCCACTATCCTTAAGAGAAACAGCCATGTCTTTTCTGATGATAGGGTTTGTGTGAAACTAGATTGGCTTGAGCAGCTAAATCGACATTATGTTCAG GTGCAAGGAAGAGATCGCTTAGTTATACAATACATAGGACAACAGCTGGGTCTGGAAGGCTCCTACATTCCTCGGACCTACATCGAGCAAATTCAACTTGAAAAGCTTGTAAACGAAGTTATG GCCCTACCAGATGATTTAAAGACAAAGCTCAGCCTAGATGAGGATTTGGTTTCAAGCCCCAAAGAAGCACTTTCTAGAGCCTCTGCAGATAGGGTTGCATTGAGAAATAAATACATGAGAAG TGGAATGTCACAGTCATATACAAATCAAAGGGACAAAAATTTAGCCAAAGTTACTGGATATGCTGCTAAAAACCGAGGTTTTGGTGAAAGAAATTCCGATTCTTCAACAACTGCAACTCAG GGAGCCATCAACCAGCTTTCGAATCAAATTTCTGCCCTCAACGATAGAATGGATGACTTTACAAGTCGTATTGAAGAGCTGAATACCAAGTTAACCATAAAAAAAAGTTCCCCAAGCCAACAAAATATGTCGCTTCAGGCTGAGGCCTGCAGTGGTTCTGCTCCCACCTCATACTTTATCACTAGTTTGGGAAATGGTTCCCTAACTGGATCTAAATTGACTAATTCCTCATCTTCATCACAATTAGCTAAAGATTCTCCTTTACTAGATGAG ATATCAGGTATAGCGCGCAGTCAGCGTCAGATCATGCACCAATTGGACAACCTCAATAATCTTCTCCGGGGGAGCTTGGGTGAAAAGTCTCATCAAACAAGAACCAGCAGCAGGAAGAGCATCGCTGGTGATTCAGATTCCACTGGAACTCGTGTTATGGCTGCAGTGACGGTTGGTTGTTTGGGGATATTCTTGATGAAGGGGTTATTGACCAGGAAATGA